One Vanessa atalanta chromosome 20, ilVanAtal1.2, whole genome shotgun sequence genomic window carries:
- the LOC125071714 gene encoding glucose dehydrogenase [FAD, quinone]-like, translating into MIRAAESCPCPIREVGPPMALGCSSQFLLFMSILESFINGRCDLADPCNRIASKDEPDDSYDFVVIGGGTAGSVVAARLSENPQWKVLLLEAGGDEPTPSAVPAWVTAYWGRKETDWSYNTEPQEKACKDSDSVCSWPRGKMLGGCSTINGMMYMRGNAADYDGWAVNGATGWSWFEVLPYFLKSEDNKEIDKGVSGQYHNVGGPLPVQKFRYAPRFAHDVVSAGIEMGYPPTSDLNGETSTGFTITQTFNDNGSRYTTARAYLRPASKRENLHIILNALGSRVIIDPTTKKVTGVEYIKDGQKKTVGVIKEAVLSGGTINSPQILLLSGVGPKETLDKFNIPVIKELPGVGQNLHNHVGVTLEFTLTKEPDVPELSWQSAMEYMLKREGPLSATGMSQLTGKVNSRFASAGGRHPDVQFFFGGYYASCSDGSVGDADKIEDEKNRRTVTISAIALQPRSRGYLTLKSIDPTQPPLMQPNYFLNEHELNVAADAARIAYRLANTTILREKYGMQPTEGYGAECPGGENNPTDDFFKCLAQLHTAPENHQVGTCKMGAKDDPMAVVDPQLKVYGIEGLRVVDASIMPTVPSGNTAAPVIMVAERGAEFILTRHQLFKNRFGQNVPDGGNHATNADSDINRWTDNDSDNEHKWDERWKPWDKNWHHSQWEQQPNNYHDVDWQTKNKEKTDHQYVR; encoded by the exons TCCGTGCCCGATTCGCGAAGTGGGTCCACCCATGGCCCTTGGTTGTTCCAGTCAATTCCTTCTATTCATGAGCATTTTGGAGTCGTTCATTAACGGAAGATGTGACCTCGCAGATCCCTGCAACCGGATAGCCAGTAAGGATGAACCAGATGACAGTTACGATTTCGTTGTCATTGGCGGTGGTACCGCTGGATCAGTTGTCGCCGCAAGATTGTCAGAAAATCCTCAATGgaaa gTACTTTTATTAGAAGCTGGAGGAGACGAACCTACCCCATCAGCAGTACCAGCGTGGGTTACAGCGTATTGGGGCCGAAAAGAAACAGACTGGTCTTACAATACGGAGCCCCAGGAAAAAGCCTGTAAGGATAGTGATAGTGTTTGTTCGTGGCCGAGGGGGAAAATGCTCG GAGGCTGTTCGACAATAAATGGTATGATGTATATGCGCGGGAATGCCGCTGACTATGATGGATGGGCGGTTAACGGAGCGACTGGTTGGTCATGGTTCGAAGTGCTCCCCTACTTCCTCAAGAGTGAAGACAATAAAGAAATTGACAAGGGAGTCTCGGGACAGTATCACAATGTTGGAGGTCCTTTACCAGTGCAGaaa TTCCGCTACGCTCCTCGGTTTGCACACGACGTCGTATCCGCTGGTATAGAGATGGGCTATCCACCAACAAGCGACCTTAATGGAGAGACCTCTACTGGTTTTACTATCACACAAACATTTAATGA taacggTTCAAGATACACTACAGCACGTGCATATCTTCGGCCAGCATCAAAAAGAGAAAATTTACACATAATACTCAATGCGCTGGGTTCCCGCGTGATCATAGATCCTACTACTAAGAAAGTCACCGGCGTGGAGTACATTAAGGATGGCCAGAAGAAGACCGTTGGCGTTATAAAGGAG GCAGTTCTATCAGGAGGCACCATAAATTCTCCCCAAATACTACTTCTATCTGGCGTCGGACCTAAAGAAACCTTAGACAAATTTAATATACCAGTAATCAAAGAGTTGCCTGGAGTTGGACAGAATCTCCACAATCACGTAGGAGTGACTCTTGAGTTTACACTCACCAAGGAACCTGATGTACCTGAGTTGTCATGGCAGAGTGCAATGGAGTACATGTTAAAGAGAGAAGGACCTTTATCTGCTACTGGAATGTCACAG TTAACAGGCAAAGTAAATTCCCGATTCGCATCTGCCGGAGGACGTCACCCTGACGTGCAGTTCTTCTTTGGCGGTTATTACGCGTCGTGCAGCGACGGTTCAGTCGGAGATGCTGATAAGATAGAAGATGAAAAAAATAGGAGAACTGTTAC GATATCGGCCATAGCTCTACAGCCCCGTAGCAGAGGTTACCTTACACTGAAGTCCATAGACCCCACACAGCCACCGTTGATGCAACCGAACTATTTCCTGAATGAACACGAGCTGAATGTTGCAGCAGATGCAGCAAGGATAGCGTATCGTCTTGCTAACACTACG ATTCTACGAGAGAAATACGGTATGCAGCCAACGGAAGGTTATGGCGCCGAATGTCCTGGAGGCGAAAACAACCCAACGGATGATTTCTTCAAATGCTTAGCGCAGTTACACACGGCACCGGAAAATCACCAAGTCGGTACTTGTAAGATGGGAGCCAAAGATGATCCGATGGCGGTGGTCGACCCACAGTTAAAAGTCTACGGTATAGAAG GACTCCGAGTAGTGGACGCATCAATCATGCCCACCGTGCCGTCGGGCAACACCGCCGCGCCTGTCATCATGGTGGCAGAACGAGGCGCCGAATTCATTTTAACCAGACACCAACTCTTTAAGAATCGCTTTGGTCAAAATGTTCCTGATGGTGGAAATCATGCAACAAACGCTGACAGCGATATAAACCG gtGGACTGATAATGACTCCGATAATGAACATAAATGGGACGAGCGCTGGAAGCCGTGGGACAAGAACTGGCACCACTCACAGTGGGAGCAGCAGCCGAACAACTACCACGATGTCGACTGGCAGACCAAGAATAAAGAGAAAACTGACCACCAGTACGTTCGATAA